A part of Streptomyces sp. NBC_01451 genomic DNA contains:
- a CDS encoding GNAT family N-acetyltransferase codes for MTRKVSAETPAADSRPVRQWRQDVVELAALLRTWWASRHGHAPPDDNDAGADAGTGIGTGIGADIGTDAGTDTETGPSVLWRMRTTVQDQPGSLAALCIALAGRRIDILSLQTHPLARGTVDEFLLRAPGDLAAAEISGSVSRAGGAGTWIERADTHDLVDAPTRVLGLATRTALDAAELPLALRQLLGRCTIRSLPGGHSAAREGVPVEGALEETDTVMRLRAPEGGVITVERPYLPFTPTEFARARALVELDARLGPRVPHGQDVLTLPRGNAITVRRADASDLDAAKAMHARCSPRTLSLRYHGPMGDADRYLGHLLSPRYGRTLAVQTASGRVVGLGHLLWDGDETEIALLVEDDWQRRGVGGELLRRLVSMAREANCEHVYAVTQSSNTGMVAAMRALGLPLDYQIEEGTLVITARLDANPVASPRSFDHSARD; via the coding sequence ATGACTCGAAAAGTATCTGCGGAAACCCCTGCGGCGGACAGCCGCCCGGTACGACAGTGGCGGCAGGACGTCGTCGAACTCGCCGCACTGCTGCGCACATGGTGGGCAAGCCGCCACGGTCACGCACCGCCGGACGACAACGATGCCGGGGCCGATGCCGGCACAGGCATCGGTACGGGCATCGGTGCCGACATCGGAACGGATGCGGGTACGGATACGGAGACCGGCCCGAGCGTGCTGTGGCGGATGCGGACGACGGTGCAGGACCAGCCGGGATCGCTCGCCGCCCTGTGCATCGCCCTCGCTGGGCGGCGAATCGACATCCTCAGCCTGCAGACGCATCCGCTGGCCCGGGGCACGGTCGACGAGTTCCTGCTGCGTGCCCCCGGTGACCTCGCCGCCGCCGAGATCTCCGGGTCGGTGTCCCGGGCGGGCGGCGCCGGGACGTGGATCGAGCGCGCCGACACCCACGACCTCGTCGACGCGCCGACCCGGGTCCTGGGCCTGGCCACCCGAACGGCCCTGGACGCTGCCGAACTCCCGCTCGCACTGCGCCAGTTGCTCGGCAGGTGCACGATCCGATCGCTGCCCGGCGGGCACTCGGCGGCGCGGGAGGGCGTACCGGTCGAAGGGGCTCTGGAGGAGACGGACACGGTGATGCGGCTGCGCGCGCCGGAAGGCGGAGTGATCACCGTGGAGCGGCCGTATCTGCCGTTCACCCCGACCGAGTTCGCCCGGGCCCGGGCGCTGGTGGAGCTGGACGCCCGGCTCGGTCCCCGTGTCCCGCACGGCCAGGACGTGCTGACCCTGCCGCGGGGCAACGCCATCACCGTACGGCGCGCCGACGCGAGCGACCTGGACGCGGCGAAGGCGATGCACGCACGCTGCTCGCCGCGCACCCTCTCGCTCCGCTACCACGGCCCCATGGGCGACGCCGACCGCTACCTGGGCCACCTGCTCAGCCCTCGCTACGGCCGCACGCTCGCCGTGCAGACGGCGTCGGGACGGGTCGTCGGCCTCGGTCACCTTCTCTGGGACGGTGACGAGACCGAGATCGCGCTGCTCGTCGAGGACGATTGGCAGCGGCGCGGCGTCGGCGGCGAACTCCTGCGCCGTCTGGTGTCGATGGCGCGCGAGGCGAACTGCGAGCACGTGTACGCCGTCACGCAGTCCTCCAACACCGGCATGGTCGCCGCGATGCGCGCCCTCGGCCTGCCCCTCGACTACCAGATCGAGGAGGGCACCCTCGTCATCACGGCCCGCCTGGACGCGAACCCGGTCGCTTCCCCCAGGTCGTTCGACCACAGCGCGCGGGACTGA